From a region of the Eulemur rufifrons isolate Redbay chromosome 7, OSU_ERuf_1, whole genome shotgun sequence genome:
- the NRARP gene encoding notch-regulated ankyrin repeat-containing protein, with the protein MSQAELSTCSAPQTQRIFQEAVRKGNTQELQSLLQNMTNCEFNVNSFGPEGQTALHQSVIDGNLELVKLLVKFGADIRLANRDGWSALHIAAFGGHQDIVLYLITKAKYAASGR; encoded by the coding sequence ATGAGCCAGGCCGAGCTGTCCACCTGCTCGGCGCCCCAGACGCAGCGCATCTTCCAGGAGGCCGTGCGCAAGGGCAACACGCAGGAGTTGCAGTCGCTGTTGCAGAACATGACCAACTGCGAATTCAACGTGAACTCGTTCGGGCCCGAGGGCCAGACGGCGCTGCACCAGTCGGTCATCGACGGCAACCTGGAGCTCGTGAAGCTGCTGGTCAAGTTCGGCGCCGACATCCGCCTGGCCAACCGCGACGGCTGGAGTGCGCTGCACATCGCCGCGTTCGGCGGCCACCAGGACATCGTGCTCTATCTCATCACCAAGGCCAAGTACGCGGCCAGCGGCCGGTGA